In the genome of Patagioenas fasciata isolate bPatFas1 chromosome 12, bPatFas1.hap1, whole genome shotgun sequence, one region contains:
- the WDR76 gene encoding WD repeat-containing protein 76, with amino-acid sequence MALPEPQSATLEPEPELPELPEQPSPLSQQRLQESTPPGAAALPRSPGRAGRRAEPELRVLLTPLRAGRRLPQKRLLSGGGTGGKRLRLERPPERPTGTGPGSPADSGSDGAGDGDGDSDGSDAGDAARDGCSQLSAYERKRLKNITENAKFFAALKLHESAARLYQIASRKQPHVTKRAKPKKAEDEPVRRRSMRLQRVEPSGIPVPEPEAEELPRVPAGPVPMVPEDQESSKLTQELLATWMRISEMKADGTEKLTYDMKRYQDSLSSMVLSEENIRKVVKYRVCSMAIHPSQSVVLVAAGDKSGQVGLWNVDGESAGTCVFVPHSSMVSCMHFSPWHPAHLLSLSYDTLRCGDVTRAIFDEICRSEDDNFSSFDFLDDNGSTVVMGHWPGDVAVVDIRTPGTSPELSADIGFKRTRTVHVHPVNKQYFMAAGSVDVCIYDVRYLKSKGNKPVSSLKGHTKSVASAYFSPVTGNRVVTVCADDKLRVYDTSSLSSTLAALSTISHNCNTGRWLTRFRAVWDPKQERCFAVGSMARPRQVQLFRDTGALLHTFCNPDCLGSVCSINVLHPTRNILVGGNSSGRLHVFKE; translated from the exons ATGGCGCTGCCGGAGCCGCAGTCCGCCACGCTGGAGCCGGAGCCCGAGCTGCCCGAGCTGCCCGAGCAGCCCTCACCTCTCAGCCAGCAGCGGCTGCAG GAGTCCACCCCGCCCGGTGCCGCCGCGCTCCCCCGcagcccgggccgggccgggcgccgcGCGGAGCCGGAGCTGCGCGTGCTGCTGACGCCGCTGCGCGCGGGCCGGCGGCTCCCGCAGAAGCGGCTGCTGAGCGGGGGCGGAACGGGCGGGAAGCGGCTCCGCCTGGAGCGACCCCCGGAGCGACCCACGGGAACGGGCCCGGGATCCCCGGCGGACAGCGGCTCGGACGGCgccggggacggggatggggacagcgacGGGAGCGACGCGGGAGACGCTGCGCGG GATGGATGCTCACAGCTATCGGCTTATGAAAGGAAGAGACTAAAGAATATTACAGAAAACGCAAAATTTTTTGCAGCTTTGAAGCTGCACGAG tcaGCTGCAAGACTTTACCAGATTGCATCTAGAAAACAACCTCATGTCACCAAAAG AGCAAAGCCTAAGAAGGCAGAAGACGAGCCGGTGCGGCGGAGATCCATGCGGCTGCAGAGAGTGGAGCCGTCGGGAATCCCGGTGCCGGAGCCCGAGGCAGAGGAATTG CCACGCGTTCCAGCCGGCCCTGTGCCAATGGTGCCAGAGGATCAGGAGAGCAGCAAACTGACACAGGAGCTATTGGCCACGTGGATGAGGATAAGCGAG ATGAAGGCTGATGGTACAGAAAAGCTCACATATGACATGAAAAG GTACCAGGACAGCCTGAGCAGCATGGTCCTAAGCGAGGAGAACATCAGGAAGGTGGTGAAGTACCGGGTGTGCTCCATGGCCATCCACCCTTCCCAGAGCGTCGTCCTCGTGGCAGCTGGAGACAAGTCGGGGCAGGTTGGCCTCTGGAACGTG GATGGTGAGTCCGCGGGCACATGCGTGTTCGTCCCACACAGCTCCATGGTGAGCTGCATGCACTTCTCCCCCTGGCACCCCGCGCACCTGCTGTCCCTGAGCTATGACACCCTGCGCTGCGGGGACGTCACCAGGGCCATCTTTGACGAG ATCTGCAGAAGCGAGGATGATAACTTCTCCTCCTTCGACTTCTTGGACGATAATGGGTCCACGGTAGTCATGGGACACTGGCCTGGTGATGTGGCTGTTGTGGACATACGGACCCCAGGAACGTCTCCAGAGCTTTCTGCAGACATTGGCTTCAAAAGAACGAGGACAGTCCATGTTCACCCAGTGAACAAACAGTATTTTATGGCTGCTGGCTCAGT ggaTGTTTGTATTTATGATGTCCGGTACCTGAAGTCCAAGGGGAACAAGCCAGTGAGCTCGCTGAAAGGACACACCAAAAGTGTCGCTTCCGCCTATTTCTCACCTGTGACTGGGAACAGAGTCGTGACCGTGTGTGCGGATGATAAGCTCAG GGTCTATGACACCAGCTCTCTGTCCTCGACACTCGCAGCTCTCAGCACTATCAG CCACAACTGCAACACGGGCCGGTGGCTGACACGGTTCCGCGCGGTGTGGGACCCCAAGCAGGAGCGGTGCTTCGCGGTGGGCAGCATGGCGCGGCCGCGGCAGGTCCAGCTCTTCCGCGACACCGGGGCGCTGCTGCACACCTTCTGCAACCCCGACTGCCTGGGCTCCGTCTGCTCCATCAACGTCCTCCATCCCACCAGGAACATCCTGGTGGGCGGCAACTCCAGTGGCCGCCTTcatgtcttcaaagaatga